The Pocillopora verrucosa isolate sample1 chromosome 14, ASM3666991v2, whole genome shotgun sequence genome has a segment encoding these proteins:
- the LOC131777691 gene encoding protein Spindly-B encodes MDNEIYFFKEEIIRLKEENESLQQDGQLAGEIGKNLLENNQELERKLEEVNNDYITTLGNLEELKQENYSLRSRLETEVRTNSNHAHELDDLKVKLQKEFEAKEKSQQMTTEKKICELRKEIESLQNDISKHTLVEIQLQEKIKKQDEMLQAARRSSEELQHKGRSRLESIEEYIHLASELSEERDTLTMKLADLKDSQERILFDRNVLKERVEHLEEELQEKARQGQTWFNCLQEARNEAGELKAELENLKADNARRNFGKQGNSLFGEVEDQRLELEKKYGSLRARHEGAMKVHNMTKQHLQRLKNQVATLLQVKSCHADASQIQRLTQALVQKEGEVKMLNTKISSLEKQKEERNISSRLMEFHDAFSEFGDKKDYVNFLQLQLEDSKKALAALNKELQTKTLLQLSETDRLRHTEHQLHVSESNVERLNGENIKLRLKIDDLRLKLQSHSQKDPQNVSQTSTSSGLRKTKSAILLSGANSKNTRTSALIKKGQENTVSINAKVAKLEPSILKPPVVLVNTLDTTSDKKQRGSDVTFPLQVESTAESLITSNVPRKLPLSSNDVENEAKSKVEFKRKPMVRFQTETDDIDLSETQSMHDNAPDYGGLLKENSQPEESHKEQMPSVTVRGQKTAPVVINVKKGETKNQCPQQ; translated from the exons ATGGATaacgaaatatattttttcaaagaggaaataatccgtttaaaagaagaaaacgaaagCTTGCAGCAGGATGGACAATTGGCAGGAGAGATTGGGAAGAATTTGCTCGAAAATAACCAGGAATTGGAAAGAAAACTTGAAGAAGTGAACAACGACTACATAACAACGTTAGGGAATCTTGAG gAACTAAAGCAAGAGAATTATTCTTTGCGATCCAGACTTGAGACAGAAGTTCGAACCAACTCAAACCATGCCCATGAATTGGACGACTTGAAGGTAAAGCTTCAAAAGGAATTCGAAGCGAAAGAAAAATCTCAACAgatgacaacagaaaaaaagatctgtgaactgagaaaagaaatagaatCTCTGCAAAACGATATCAGCAAGCACACGCTGGTAGAAATTCAGCTGCAAGAAAAGATTAAGAAGCAGGATGAGATGCTACAAGCTGCTCGCCGAAGCAGCGAAGAACTGCAACACAAAGGACGATCACGATTAGAGAGTATTGAAGAGTACATCCATCTTGCCTCCGAGCTCTCAGAAGAGAGGGATACTTTGACCATGAAGCTGGCCGATTTGAAAGATAGTCAGGAGAGAATTTTATTCGACAGAAACGTACTGAAGGAAAGAGTTGAGCATCTTGAGGAAGAACTCCAAGAGAAGGCTCGACAAGGGCAAACCTGGTTTAACTGTTTACAG GAAGCTCGCAACGAAGCAGGCGAGTTAAAAGCTGAACTTGAAAACCTAAAGGCAGACAATGCCAGGAGAAACTttggaaaacaaggaaattctCTCTTTGGAGAG GTTGAGGACCAGCGATTGGAACTTGAGAAGAAATATGGCAGTCTACGAGCCCGACACGAGGGTGCGATGAAAGTGCACAACATGACGAAACAACATCTACAGAGACTGAAG aatCAAGTAGCGACTCTGCTCCAAGTCAAGAGCTGTCATGCAGACGCCTCACAGATCCAAAGGCTCACCCAGGCATTGGTGCAGAAAGAAGGCGAGGTGAAGATGTTGAACACAAAGATATCAAGTCTAGAGAAGCAGAAG GAAGAGCGCAACATAAGCAGCCGTTTGATGGAGTTTCACGACGCATTCTCGGAGTTTGGAGACAAGAAGGACTACGTGAACTTTCTTCAGTTACAGCTTGAAGATTCCAA GAAAGCCTTGGCAGCACTGAATAAAGAATTGCAGACAAAAACATTACTTCAGTTATCCGAAACTGACAGACTTCGTCACACTGAACATCAACTGCATGTGTCCGAGTCTAATGTCGAGCGACTGAACGGTGAAAATATCAAGCTTAGGTTGAAAATTGACGACTTACGACTGAAGCTGCAGAGCC ATTCCCAAAAAGACCCTCAAAATGTCTCTCAAACATCCACCTCGTCTGGTCTCAGGAAAACAAAATCCGCCATTTTGCTCAGTGGGGCCAATTCAAAAAATACCAGAACATCAGCACTCATAAAGAAAGGACAAGAAAATACCGTGTCAATTAATGCAAAGGTTGCGAAACTAGAACCCTCAATTTTAAAACCTCCTGTTGTTCTGGTTAACACTCTTGACACAACAAGCGACAAAAAGCAACGAGGCAGCGATGTGACTTTTCCTTTACAAGTTGAATCTACTGCAGAAAGTTTAATTACCAGCAATGTGCCACGGAAATTGCCTTTATCAAGTAATGACGTCGAAAACGAGGCCAAAAGTAAGgtagaatttaaaagaaagccGATGGTGCGCTTTCAAACTGAAACGGATGACATCGATTTATCAGAAACTCAAAGCATGCATGACAATGCACCGGACTATGGAGGgctcttgaaagaaaattctcaacCTGAG GAGAGCCACAAAGAACAGATGCCCTCGGTCACTGTGAGAGGACAGAAAACTGCTCCTGTTGTTATCAACGTCAAGAAGGGTGAGACCAAAAATCAATGTCCCCAGCAATGA